A genomic segment from Alistipes senegalensis JC50 encodes:
- a CDS encoding YncE family protein, whose translation MKKLLFALAAIAAFSTVSAQHLGTEYRLKKIVEVPGRQGIAADENYYYVSDTRGLYKFDKNWNLVKKHVQTPETPLFPNPELANHFGDIDVWNGKIYTGNEKFEYGRGYNIAISVYDAETLEWIEDIPWCAESGQVEVSGLAVDREKNMIWMSDWVDSRYVYCYSLETGKYYTKMQCRPMPYWCQGIFIADGKMLFAADDGESTYQIPDNIYVADISEVPYTGLKEGTEVVRDTPFSVKLDKKGNPVKRTGMIAAGAKAGRLELFREMSDFRRAGEIEGLCVDPVTDELLVLNNRGTQIILGMSQGPFSEEGYTKEIHEVYIYEKVK comes from the coding sequence ATGAAAAAATTACTCTTTGCATTGGCAGCGATCGCCGCTTTCTCGACGGTAAGCGCACAGCATCTCGGCACGGAATATCGCCTGAAGAAAATCGTCGAAGTTCCCGGACGCCAGGGAATCGCCGCAGACGAAAACTATTATTACGTTTCCGACACAAGAGGTCTTTACAAGTTCGACAAGAACTGGAACCTCGTGAAGAAACACGTTCAGACGCCCGAAACTCCCCTGTTCCCGAATCCGGAGCTGGCCAACCATTTCGGAGATATCGACGTGTGGAACGGCAAGATTTACACGGGCAACGAGAAGTTCGAATACGGCCGGGGCTACAACATCGCCATCTCGGTATACGACGCCGAGACGCTCGAATGGATCGAGGATATCCCCTGGTGCGCCGAATCGGGGCAGGTAGAGGTATCCGGCCTGGCCGTGGACCGCGAGAAGAACATGATCTGGATGTCCGACTGGGTGGACAGCCGCTACGTATACTGTTACAGCCTCGAAACGGGCAAGTACTACACCAAAATGCAATGCCGTCCGATGCCGTACTGGTGCCAGGGCATTTTCATCGCCGACGGCAAGATGCTCTTCGCTGCCGACGACGGGGAATCGACCTATCAGATTCCCGACAATATCTATGTCGCCGACATCTCCGAAGTCCCCTATACGGGACTGAAAGAGGGTACCGAAGTCGTCCGGGACACGCCGTTCAGCGTAAAATTAGACAAAAAAGGCAACCCCGTCAAACGTACCGGGATGATCGCCGCCGGAGCCAAGGCCGGGCGTCTCGAACTGTTCCGCGAGATGTCGGATTTCCGCCGTGCCGGAGAGATCGAAGGTCTCTGCGTAGACCCCGTAACCGACGAACTGCTCGTATTGAACAACCGCGGCACGCAAATCATCCTCGGCATGTCGCAGGGTCCGTTCTCGGAAGAGGGCTACACCAAGGAGATTCACGAGGTATACATTTACGAAAAGGTGAAATAA
- a CDS encoding porin, whose protein sequence is MKKTTKLIALFLSCAMLAPAFVSANPEERSAPESGTVTAEAPAAVQPQTTWEKILANLPKVSGYLQTGWNYTSNDKSSSSSFQAKRLRLLLDGKVSEKVDFRLQIEAFNGISGSTNGNGQKNIQVMDAFATWKIRPEFKVRFGQFYTPLGYENYDISPATLETVDFSNIVYRMACRNPYEYNLVDYGRDLGIMFMGDVFDSGKGFSYLHYDVAVTNGSIPCKDDSNKSKDIYVSLTVRPAKHFNIKGTFNWGEYTSKQLEGGTGVGSGDYNPMNRYVVGAWYDNPRGLNLRAEYGHMKSRVNKADIVKENGAYVLAGWHLGKFLPIVRWDMYEDCVNTGTANNYNRILIGCTYSVFKNMKFQVNYGHFMYGDDAKKALGYDSSEQLQIMAMFKF, encoded by the coding sequence ATGAAAAAAACAACGAAACTCATTGCTCTTTTCCTGAGCTGTGCCATGCTGGCACCTGCCTTCGTGTCGGCGAATCCGGAAGAACGATCCGCCCCGGAATCCGGAACGGTCACTGCGGAAGCCCCCGCCGCCGTACAACCCCAGACGACCTGGGAGAAAATCCTGGCCAACCTGCCGAAGGTATCCGGATATTTGCAGACGGGATGGAACTACACGTCGAACGACAAAAGTTCGAGTTCGTCGTTTCAGGCAAAACGTCTCCGGCTGCTTCTCGACGGCAAGGTCTCCGAAAAGGTCGATTTCCGGTTGCAGATCGAGGCTTTCAACGGAATCTCCGGCTCGACGAACGGAAACGGTCAGAAGAACATACAGGTAATGGACGCCTTTGCGACCTGGAAAATCAGGCCCGAGTTCAAAGTCCGCTTCGGTCAGTTCTACACGCCGCTGGGATATGAGAATTACGACATCTCGCCCGCGACGCTGGAGACGGTGGACTTCTCGAATATCGTTTACCGCATGGCCTGCCGCAATCCCTACGAATACAATCTGGTAGACTACGGACGGGATCTGGGCATCATGTTCATGGGAGATGTCTTCGACTCGGGAAAAGGATTCAGCTATCTGCACTACGACGTGGCCGTCACCAACGGCTCCATTCCCTGCAAGGACGACAGCAACAAGTCGAAAGACATCTATGTCAGCTTGACGGTCCGGCCGGCCAAACACTTCAACATCAAAGGAACATTCAACTGGGGCGAGTATACGTCCAAGCAGCTGGAAGGCGGCACAGGAGTCGGCAGCGGCGATTACAATCCGATGAATCGCTACGTGGTCGGCGCCTGGTACGACAATCCCCGCGGTTTGAACCTCCGCGCCGAATACGGACACATGAAGAGCCGGGTGAACAAAGCGGACATCGTCAAGGAGAACGGTGCGTATGTACTGGCAGGCTGGCATTTGGGTAAGTTCCTCCCGATCGTCCGCTGGGATATGTACGAGGATTGCGTGAATACGGGAACGGCGAATAACTACAACCGGATACTGATCGGCTGCACTTATTCGGTGTTCAAAAACATGAAATTCCAGGTCAACTACGGACATTTCATGTACGGCGACGACGCAAAGAAGGCCCTGGGATACGACTCCTCCGAGCAGCTCCAGATCATGGCCATGTTCAAATTCTAA
- a CDS encoding alpha-amylase family glycosyl hydrolase has translation MEKTPRRLPVVERDAWLQPVEEHMNRRYAQYERQMARIESASGSIVDYANGYRYFGWQRDEELDGWWFREWLPGAHDVYVFGDFNNWQRTEIRMHRDAAGVWSAFFPTAMYRDRLVHGSLYKLHVHGDNGWLDRIPAYAMRVVQDEATKNYTAQFWAPSEPFDWRGDAFDASKIGSLLIYEAHVGMAQEREGVGTYREFTEKILPIIKKDGYNAVQLMAVAEHPYYGSFGYHVSSFFAPTSRCGTPEELKELIRRAHELGLAVIMDLVHAHYVKNLNEGINELDGTDHLYSPAGEAGYQPYWDSKLFDYGKDEVRHFLLSNVKYWLDEFHFDGFRFDGVTSMIYHHHGYVAFDSRDRFFDPGVNEEALLYLTLANRLAHDFRPSAVTIAEDVSGMPGMCIPIADGGVGFDYRLGMAIPDFWIKQLKEVPDEEWNIWEMWSVMTDRLPEVKTVAYAESHDQALVGDKTLAFRLMDKEMYFHMDRASENIVIDRGMALHKMIRLMTISTGGQAYLNFMGNEFGHPEWIDFPREGNGWSYAHARRQWSLARNGFLRYAWLGDFDRAMIRLVKKYKVLEEGYAWNLLMDERNKTMVFSHGRLLFVFNWHPTASIPDYELPVQGPGKYVPVLSTDERRFGGQERQSMDAEHFSFPAKGDDGQERPRIRIYNTSRTATVFLRKR, from the coding sequence ATGGAAAAAACGCCCCGAAGACTGCCCGTCGTAGAGCGCGACGCATGGTTGCAGCCCGTCGAAGAACATATGAACCGCCGCTACGCACAGTACGAGCGGCAGATGGCGCGGATCGAGAGCGCTTCGGGGTCGATCGTGGACTACGCCAACGGCTACCGCTATTTCGGCTGGCAGCGCGACGAGGAACTCGACGGATGGTGGTTCCGCGAGTGGCTGCCGGGAGCGCACGATGTCTACGTCTTCGGCGACTTCAACAACTGGCAGCGCACCGAGATCCGCATGCACCGCGACGCGGCGGGGGTGTGGAGCGCCTTTTTCCCCACGGCGATGTACCGCGACCGGCTGGTGCACGGCTCGCTCTACAAACTCCACGTCCACGGCGACAACGGCTGGCTGGACCGCATTCCGGCCTATGCCATGCGCGTCGTACAGGACGAGGCGACGAAGAACTACACCGCGCAGTTCTGGGCGCCCTCGGAGCCGTTCGACTGGCGGGGCGACGCCTTCGACGCCTCGAAGATCGGCAGCCTGCTGATCTACGAAGCCCACGTGGGCATGGCCCAGGAGCGCGAGGGCGTGGGCACCTACCGCGAATTCACCGAAAAGATACTCCCGATCATCAAGAAGGACGGCTACAACGCCGTGCAGCTGATGGCCGTGGCCGAACACCCCTACTACGGTTCGTTCGGCTACCACGTGTCGAGCTTCTTCGCCCCGACATCGCGCTGCGGTACGCCCGAGGAGCTGAAAGAGCTGATCCGCCGGGCTCACGAGCTGGGGCTCGCGGTCATCATGGACCTCGTGCACGCCCACTACGTGAAGAACCTCAACGAGGGGATCAACGAACTCGACGGCACGGACCATCTCTATTCGCCGGCGGGCGAGGCGGGCTACCAGCCCTACTGGGATTCGAAACTCTTCGACTACGGCAAGGACGAGGTGCGCCATTTCCTGCTGTCGAACGTCAAATACTGGCTCGACGAGTTCCATTTCGACGGCTTCCGCTTCGACGGCGTGACCTCGATGATCTACCACCACCACGGCTACGTCGCATTCGACTCGCGCGACCGCTTCTTCGACCCGGGCGTCAACGAGGAGGCTCTCCTCTACCTCACCCTCGCCAACCGCCTCGCGCACGACTTCCGGCCCTCGGCCGTGACCATCGCCGAGGACGTGAGCGGCATGCCGGGGATGTGCATCCCGATCGCCGACGGCGGCGTCGGCTTCGACTACCGCCTGGGGATGGCGATTCCCGACTTCTGGATCAAACAGCTGAAAGAGGTTCCCGACGAGGAGTGGAACATCTGGGAGATGTGGTCCGTGATGACCGACCGCCTGCCCGAAGTGAAAACCGTGGCTTACGCCGAGTCGCACGACCAGGCGCTGGTGGGCGACAAGACGCTGGCGTTCCGGCTGATGGACAAGGAGATGTATTTCCACATGGACCGCGCGTCGGAGAACATCGTCATCGACCGCGGCATGGCCCTGCACAAGATGATCCGCCTGATGACCATCTCCACGGGCGGACAAGCCTACCTCAACTTCATGGGCAACGAATTCGGGCATCCCGAGTGGATCGACTTCCCGCGCGAGGGCAACGGGTGGAGCTACGCCCACGCCCGGCGGCAGTGGTCGCTGGCGCGGAACGGATTCCTGCGCTATGCGTGGCTGGGTGATTTCGACCGGGCGATGATCCGGCTGGTGAAGAAATACAAGGTGCTCGAAGAGGGCTATGCGTGGAACCTGCTGATGGACGAGCGCAACAAAACGATGGTCTTCTCGCACGGCCGGCTGCTGTTCGTCTTCAACTGGCACCCCACGGCTTCGATCCCCGACTACGAACTGCCGGTGCAGGGGCCGGGCAAGTACGTCCCGGTGCTCTCGACCGACGAGCGGCGCTTCGGCGGCCAGGAGCGGCAGTCGATGGATGCCGAGCACTTTTCGTTCCCCGCAAAGGGCGACGACGGGCAGGAGCGCCCCCGCATCCGCATCTACAACACTTCGCGCACGGCGACGGTGTTCCTGCGCAAAAGGTAG
- a CDS encoding peptide MFS transporter, with amino-acid sequence MKGQPKGLIAAALANMGERFGFYIMMAILTLFISAKFGLDEATAGYIYSGFYASIYLLALVGGIIADKTKNYKATIMWGLIVMSIGYLLIAIPTPTPVPSLWLYLTLTCLGLLVIAFGNGLFKGNLQALVGQMYDNSEFSTKRESGFQIFYMFINIGGFFAPFVAIGVRNWWLKVNNFDYNAKLPALCHEYLAKGEEMVGEGLANLNSYASAAHLDGTPVSDLGAFCNTYLDVFNRGFHYAFIAAIVMMLISLAIYMANRKRFPDPSKKAAAAGVKASAEEIKMSAQEIRQRIYALFAVFGVVIFFWVSFHQNGYSLTYFARDYVNLDVINIDLGFTTIKGAEIFQSVNPFFVVFLTPIIMWFFGWLRKRDIEVSTPMKIAIGMGIAALAYVFLMLFSLALPTKAELAGMRADEVQSLLVTPWVMVGLYFILTVAELFISPLGLAFVSKVAPPHMQGLMQGFWLAATAVGNALLFVGGWLYLHMPMWATWAVFVAACGLSMLVMLSMVRWLERVTK; translated from the coding sequence ATGAAAGGACAACCCAAAGGATTGATCGCGGCGGCCCTCGCCAACATGGGCGAACGCTTCGGTTTCTATATCATGATGGCTATCCTTACCCTGTTCATCTCGGCCAAGTTCGGTCTGGACGAGGCCACCGCAGGGTATATCTATTCGGGCTTCTACGCTTCGATCTACCTGCTGGCGCTGGTCGGCGGCATCATTGCCGACAAGACCAAGAACTACAAGGCGACGATCATGTGGGGCCTGATCGTGATGAGCATCGGCTATCTGCTCATCGCCATCCCGACGCCGACGCCCGTGCCGAGTCTGTGGCTCTACCTGACGCTGACCTGCCTGGGACTGCTGGTGATCGCCTTCGGCAACGGTTTGTTCAAGGGCAACTTGCAGGCGCTGGTGGGCCAGATGTACGATAACAGCGAATTCAGCACCAAACGCGAATCGGGCTTCCAGATCTTCTACATGTTCATCAATATCGGCGGTTTCTTCGCTCCTTTCGTCGCCATCGGCGTGCGCAACTGGTGGCTGAAGGTCAACAATTTCGACTACAACGCCAAACTCCCGGCTCTGTGCCACGAATACCTTGCCAAAGGCGAGGAGATGGTCGGCGAGGGCCTCGCCAATCTCAATTCCTACGCTTCGGCGGCGCACCTCGACGGAACGCCCGTGAGCGACCTCGGGGCCTTCTGCAACACCTATCTCGATGTCTTCAACCGCGGTTTCCACTATGCGTTCATCGCGGCGATCGTGATGATGCTCATCTCGCTGGCGATCTACATGGCCAACCGCAAGCGGTTCCCCGATCCTTCGAAAAAGGCCGCTGCCGCCGGCGTCAAGGCTTCGGCCGAGGAGATCAAGATGTCCGCCCAGGAGATCCGCCAGCGCATCTACGCTCTGTTCGCCGTCTTCGGCGTGGTGATCTTCTTCTGGGTGTCGTTCCACCAGAACGGCTATTCGCTGACCTATTTCGCCCGCGACTACGTGAATCTCGACGTTATCAACATCGACCTGGGATTCACGACCATCAAGGGCGCGGAGATCTTCCAGAGCGTCAATCCTTTCTTCGTCGTCTTCCTCACGCCGATCATCATGTGGTTCTTCGGCTGGCTGCGCAAGCGCGACATCGAGGTCTCGACCCCGATGAAGATCGCCATCGGCATGGGCATCGCCGCCCTGGCCTACGTCTTCCTGATGCTCTTCTCGCTGGCCCTGCCGACGAAGGCCGAACTGGCCGGCATGCGCGCCGACGAGGTGCAGTCGCTGCTGGTCACCCCGTGGGTGATGGTGGGCCTCTACTTCATCCTCACCGTCGCCGAGCTGTTCATCTCGCCGCTGGGTCTGGCGTTCGTGTCGAAGGTGGCGCCTCCCCACATGCAGGGCCTGATGCAGGGCTTCTGGCTGGCCGCCACGGCCGTGGGCAACGCCCTGCTGTTCGTCGGCGGATGGCTCTACCTCCATATGCCGATGTGGGCTACGTGGGCCGTGTTCGTCGCCGCCTGCGGCTTGTCGATGCTCGTCATGCTCTCGATGGTCCGCTGGCTCGAACGGGTCACCAAATAA
- a CDS encoding TetR/AcrR family transcriptional regulator, with product MDQKERIIEQAMQMFVAQGIRSVRMDDIAQQLGVSKRALYELFGDKEGLLYLAMERFFECKRIERAAACAGARNVLEAMFMVLGCVADESETIQRLLGNLRKFYPAVHARLMREGTAQSRLDLLRMLETGIADGLFTGSFNLDLAIAVLYYTASAITKRKDIPLPEGMTEREAFVQIISNFFRGISTAKGLELIDDYLKRYEPAKTGNKSEL from the coding sequence ATGGACCAGAAGGAACGAATCATCGAACAGGCGATGCAGATGTTCGTCGCCCAGGGCATCAGGTCGGTGCGCATGGACGACATCGCGCAGCAGCTGGGTGTCTCGAAACGAGCGCTTTACGAGCTGTTCGGCGACAAGGAGGGGTTGCTCTACCTCGCTATGGAACGTTTTTTCGAGTGCAAGCGCATCGAGCGGGCCGCAGCCTGCGCCGGGGCCCGCAACGTGCTCGAAGCGATGTTCATGGTGCTGGGGTGCGTGGCCGACGAGTCGGAGACGATACAGCGGCTGCTGGGCAACCTGCGCAAGTTCTATCCGGCCGTTCACGCCAGGCTGATGCGCGAAGGGACTGCCCAGAGCCGTCTCGATTTGCTGCGGATGCTCGAAACGGGCATTGCCGACGGGCTTTTCACCGGGAGTTTCAACCTCGATCTGGCCATTGCGGTGCTTTATTACACGGCTTCGGCCATCACCAAGCGCAAGGACATCCCGCTGCCCGAGGGGATGACCGAGCGCGAGGCTTTCGTGCAGATCATCAGCAACTTTTTCCGCGGCATCTCCACAGCCAAGGGGCTGGAGCTCATCGACGACTACCTGAAACGCTATGAACCGGCCAAGACCGGAAACAAATCGGAATTATGA
- a CDS encoding MBL fold metallo-hydrolase → MKLTFLGTGTSQGVPVIGCRCKVCTSADRRDKRLRTAAMVETHGVRLVIDAGPDFRYQMLRTGVRHIDAILLTHEHKDHIGGLDDVRAFNFVDYPPTIHKVHIYAAPQTLACVRKDFDYAFAQDKYRGVPEIELHEVDVAHPFAVGGVEIIPVSGRHSERFRVTGYRIGPLAYLTDFKTIEDAEVEKLRGAEVLVVNALRFAVHPSHFNLEEALALIRRVGPREAYITHMSHEIGLHAATETMLPEGVHLAYDTLEIEINEQYENTQG, encoded by the coding sequence ATGAAACTCACCTTTCTGGGAACCGGAACCTCGCAGGGCGTACCTGTCATCGGCTGCCGCTGCAAGGTCTGCACCTCGGCGGACCGGCGCGACAAACGCCTGCGCACGGCGGCTATGGTCGAGACGCACGGCGTGCGGCTGGTGATCGACGCCGGACCCGATTTCCGCTACCAGATGCTCCGCACGGGCGTGCGCCATATCGACGCCATCCTGCTGACCCACGAACACAAGGACCACATCGGCGGGCTGGACGACGTGCGGGCTTTCAATTTCGTCGATTATCCGCCGACCATCCACAAGGTCCACATCTACGCTGCGCCGCAGACGCTGGCGTGCGTGCGCAAGGATTTCGACTATGCCTTCGCGCAGGACAAATACCGCGGCGTCCCGGAGATCGAGTTGCACGAGGTGGACGTGGCGCACCCCTTTGCGGTCGGGGGCGTGGAGATCATCCCGGTTTCGGGACGCCACTCCGAACGCTTCCGGGTCACGGGCTACCGCATCGGGCCGCTGGCCTATCTCACGGATTTCAAGACCATCGAGGATGCCGAGGTCGAAAAGCTCCGCGGGGCGGAGGTGCTGGTGGTCAATGCGCTGCGCTTCGCCGTGCATCCGTCGCATTTCAACCTGGAAGAGGCGCTGGCGCTGATCCGCCGCGTCGGGCCGCGCGAGGCTTATATTACGCACATGTCCCACGAGATCGGGTTGCATGCCGCGACGGAGACGATGCTTCCCGAAGGGGTGCATCTGGCTTACGACACATTGGAAATCGAAATAAACGAACAGTATGAAAACACTCAGGGATAA
- a CDS encoding SDR family oxidoreductase, whose product MKTLRDKVIVITGASSGIGEAMAKEYAAQGAKVVLGARSVQKLQLLAGDIRSTGGRAAYCGVDVTKPAECKELIDTAVREFGGIDVLICNAGISMRAIFDDVELDVLHKLMDVNFWGAVYCCKYALPYLQASKGSVVGISSVAGLHGLPGRTGYSASKYAMTGFLETLRIENLKKGLHVMIACPGFTASNVRFSALTADGSQQGETPRDEAKMMTAEQVARIVAKGILRRKRLCLMEIEGRATHFVKKFAPAFLDRMFYLVMSREPDSPLK is encoded by the coding sequence ATGAAAACACTCAGGGATAAGGTCATCGTCATCACGGGGGCTTCGTCGGGCATCGGCGAGGCGATGGCGAAGGAGTATGCCGCGCAGGGCGCGAAGGTGGTGCTCGGGGCGCGCAGCGTCCAGAAATTGCAGCTTCTGGCGGGCGACATCCGCTCGACGGGCGGCCGGGCGGCTTACTGCGGCGTGGACGTGACGAAGCCTGCCGAATGCAAGGAGCTGATCGACACCGCCGTCCGTGAGTTCGGGGGCATCGACGTGCTGATCTGCAACGCGGGGATCTCGATGCGCGCGATCTTCGACGACGTGGAGCTCGACGTGCTGCACAAGCTGATGGATGTCAATTTCTGGGGTGCGGTCTATTGCTGCAAATACGCATTGCCCTACTTGCAGGCGTCGAAAGGCTCGGTTGTCGGCATTTCGTCCGTCGCCGGGTTGCACGGGCTGCCCGGCCGCACGGGTTATTCGGCTTCGAAATACGCCATGACGGGCTTCCTCGAAACGCTGCGCATCGAAAATCTCAAAAAGGGGTTGCATGTGATGATCGCCTGCCCGGGATTCACGGCCTCGAACGTCCGTTTCTCGGCCCTGACGGCCGACGGGTCGCAGCAGGGCGAAACTCCGCGCGACGAGGCGAAGATGATGACCGCTGAGCAGGTCGCCCGCATCGTGGCGAAGGGCATCCTCCGGCGCAAACGCCTCTGCCTGATGGAGATCGAGGGGCGCGCGACGCATTTCGTGAAGAAATTCGCCCCGGCGTTTCTCGACCGGATGTTCTATCTGGTGATGTCCCGGGAGCCCGATTCTCCGCTGAAATAA
- a CDS encoding glycoside hydrolase family 88 protein, producing MRRNFLPIVGLLSLFVLGACSAERDPKIASLKHALEVADSQLLDAAAELDTTNCFPRSLMPKFRAVDAKDWTSGFFPGSLWQCYRFTGDEKLLAEARKYTDRLEGIQYYKGTHDLGFMVFCSFGQQMQTLHDRHSEEVIVEAAKSLVSRCDPRIGLIRSWDFGEWNYPVIIDNMMNLEMLFWASKHTGDPVYRDVAVRHADITMQNHFRDDASSFHVVSYNDDGTVESRGTFQGYSDSSAWARGQAWGLYGYTMCYRETGDAKYLKHAERIAGFIMHHPNTPADRIPYWDYDAPNIPDAPRDASAAAVISSALFELSTMVPEAEGRKYFDYAETLLMNLSSDAYLAGKGTNGGFILMHSVGHLPADSEIDTPLNYADYYYLEAIGRYLSLRGLDPRRI from the coding sequence ATGAGAAGAAATTTTCTCCCCATTGTGGGTCTCCTCTCTCTGTTCGTGCTGGGTGCGTGCTCTGCGGAGCGAGATCCGAAGATCGCATCCCTGAAACACGCCCTCGAAGTCGCCGACAGCCAGCTGCTGGACGCTGCCGCCGAACTCGACACGACGAATTGCTTTCCCCGTTCGCTGATGCCCAAATTCCGGGCCGTAGATGCCAAGGACTGGACAAGCGGATTCTTCCCCGGATCGCTCTGGCAGTGCTACCGCTTCACGGGCGACGAGAAACTCCTCGCCGAAGCCCGGAAATACACCGACCGGCTGGAGGGCATACAATATTATAAAGGGACGCACGACCTGGGCTTCATGGTCTTTTGCAGCTTCGGCCAGCAGATGCAGACGCTGCATGACCGGCATTCGGAAGAGGTGATCGTCGAGGCCGCCAAGAGCCTCGTTTCGCGCTGCGATCCCCGCATCGGGCTGATCCGTTCGTGGGATTTCGGCGAGTGGAACTACCCGGTCATCATCGACAACATGATGAACCTCGAAATGCTCTTCTGGGCTTCGAAGCACACGGGCGATCCCGTCTACCGCGACGTGGCGGTCCGCCATGCCGACATCACGATGCAGAACCATTTCCGCGACGACGCCAGCTCGTTCCATGTCGTGAGCTACAACGACGACGGCACGGTCGAGAGCCGGGGGACGTTCCAGGGCTACTCCGACTCCTCGGCGTGGGCCCGCGGACAGGCGTGGGGCCTCTACGGCTACACGATGTGCTACCGCGAGACGGGCGACGCGAAATACCTGAAACATGCCGAGCGGATCGCCGGCTTCATCATGCACCATCCGAACACCCCCGCCGACCGGATTCCCTATTGGGACTACGACGCCCCGAACATTCCCGACGCTCCGCGCGACGCTTCGGCCGCCGCGGTGATCTCGTCGGCTCTGTTCGAGCTTTCGACGATGGTTCCCGAGGCCGAGGGCCGGAAGTACTTCGACTATGCCGAAACGTTGCTGATGAACCTTTCGTCGGACGCTTATCTGGCCGGGAAGGGCACCAACGGCGGCTTCATCCTGATGCACAGCGTCGGCCACCTGCCTGCCGACAGCGAGATCGACACTCCGCTCAACTATGCGGATTACTACTACCTCGAAGCCATCGGGCGTTACCTGTCGCTGCGGGGCCTCGACCCGCGGCGGATCTGA